In Rhodobacter sp. 24-YEA-8, the following are encoded in one genomic region:
- a CDS encoding transporter associated domain-containing protein, which translates to MGSSSDGPVTAQDAASLAGTTVPQDNAGQGNTPAGMPGGGQSGPRGFFGRLISAFSGTDAEGAALTQGEQAFALLAEVSVDDVAIPKAEIVAVALDTGLEDLVRVFRSHGFSRLPVYEESLDHPLGLVLLKDVALRFGFGTSEAFTLKDLLRPILFAPPSMPAAVLLQKMQKERAHMALVIDEYGGVDGLATFEDLIEAVIGEVEDEHDEVAGLLWKEESPGVILAQSTAELEDLEAAYGIRLRGLAEDDDIDTLGGLVFLRTGHVPVRGEMVVLENGATIEVVDADVRRIKRLRLRLPQAAVIPAGN; encoded by the coding sequence ATGGGCAGTAGCAGCGACGGGCCGGTTACGGCGCAGGATGCGGCGTCATTAGCGGGAACAACGGTCCCGCAGGATAATGCGGGACAGGGGAATACGCCGGCAGGAATGCCTGGTGGCGGGCAAAGTGGTCCCAGGGGCTTTTTCGGTCGCCTGATCTCGGCGTTCTCGGGCACAGATGCCGAGGGGGCCGCGCTGACCCAGGGCGAGCAGGCCTTTGCCCTGCTGGCCGAGGTCAGCGTCGATGATGTGGCTATTCCCAAGGCCGAGATCGTGGCGGTTGCGCTTGATACCGGGCTTGAAGATCTTGTCCGTGTCTTCCGCAGCCATGGATTTTCGCGCCTGCCGGTCTATGAGGAAAGCCTTGATCACCCGCTGGGGCTTGTGCTTCTGAAGGATGTGGCGCTGCGTTTCGGCTTCGGCACATCTGAGGCTTTCACCCTGAAAGACCTGTTGCGGCCGATCCTCTTCGCTCCGCCCTCGATGCCGGCGGCGGTGCTTTTGCAGAAGATGCAAAAGGAACGCGCACATATGGCGCTGGTGATCGACGAATATGGCGGCGTCGATGGGCTGGCGACCTTTGAGGATCTGATCGAAGCCGTGATCGGCGAGGTCGAGGATGAGCATGACGAGGTCGCCGGGCTTTTGTGGAAAGAGGAAAGCCCGGGGGTGATCCTCGCGCAATCCACGGCGGAGCTCGAAGATCTGGAGGCCGCTTATGGCATCCGGCTGCGGGGCCTCGCGGAAGATGATGATATCGACACTCTGGGCGGGCTGGTGTTCCTGCGCACCGGTCATGTGCCGGTGAGGGGCGAGATGGTGGTGCTGGAAAACGGCGCCACGATCGAAGTGGTCGATGCCGATGTGCGCCGGATCAAGCGGCTGCGGCTGCGGCTGCCGCAGGCGGCGGTCATCCCG
- the ybeY gene encoding rRNA maturation RNase YbeY translates to MEQIVDTVFEDPRWQEFGLEGLAETAAAAVFAQLGLSPTGFLISLLACDDQRIAALNTEFRGKPVPTNVLSWPSEERAAEEAGGIPDLPEPGDAEDPEELGDIAIAYETCMREAAEQEKAPREHVAHLMVHGILHLLGYDHIDDADAAVMENLETRILAGLGIPDPY, encoded by the coding sequence ATGGAACAGATCGTAGATACCGTTTTTGAAGATCCGCGCTGGCAGGAATTCGGGTTGGAAGGCCTCGCCGAAACAGCTGCGGCCGCAGTTTTTGCGCAGCTTGGCCTTTCCCCGACCGGCTTCCTGATCTCGCTGCTCGCCTGCGATGACCAAAGGATCGCCGCGCTCAATACCGAATTTCGTGGCAAGCCGGTGCCGACCAATGTGCTGTCCTGGCCCTCGGAGGAGCGCGCGGCGGAGGAGGCCGGCGGTATTCCCGACCTGCCGGAGCCGGGTGATGCCGAGGATCCCGAAGAGCTTGGTGATATCGCCATCGCTTATGAGACCTGTATGCGGGAGGCCGCAGAACAGGAGAAGGCGCCACGGGAACATGTCGCCCATCTGATGGTTCACGGGATTTTGCATCTTCTGGGCTATGATCACATTGATGACGCAGATGCCGCGGTGATGGAAAATCTCGAAACGCGGATACTTGCGGGCCTGGGCATTCCTGACCCATATTGA